From Lycium ferocissimum isolate CSIRO_LF1 chromosome 12, AGI_CSIRO_Lferr_CH_V1, whole genome shotgun sequence, one genomic window encodes:
- the LOC132040914 gene encoding uncharacterized protein LOC132040914, translated as MVKGSRQWQEKLPFALLGYRTTIRTSVGATPYLLVYGTEAVIPAEVEIPSLRIIVEAEIDDTEWVKSRLEQLSLIDEKRLTAVCFGQLYQQRMARTYNKKVRPRHFEVGQLVMKRILPHQEEARGKFSPNWQGPYVIKQVLSKGALQLSDIEGKVADIAINADSVKRYYV; from the coding sequence ATGGTAAAAGGATCCAGGCAATGGCAAGAGAAATTGCCTTTTGCTCTTTTAGGGTACCGCACGACTATCCGCACGTCTGTTGGCGCAACTCCTTACTTATTGGTTTATGGAACTGAGGCGGTCATACCAGCAGAAGTAGAGATCCCCTCTCTTCGAATCATTGTTGAAGCAGAGATTGATGACACTGAATGGGTTAAGTCTAGACTAGAACAATTGTCGTTAATCGATGAAAAGCGATTGACGGCGGTTTGTTTTGGCCAGTTATACCAGCAAAGGATGGCTCGCACTTACAACAAGAAGGTGCGTCCAAGACATTTTGAGGTAGGACAACTTGTTATGAAACGCATCCTTCCGCACCAAGAAGAGGCGAGGGGaaaattttccccaaattggCAGGGCCCTTATGTTATCAAACAGGTGTTGTCAAAGGGAGCTTTGCAGTTGTCCGATATAGAGGGAAAGGTGGCTGACATAGCCATTAACGCGGACTCAGTTAAAAGATATTATGTTTGA